One uncultured Caproiciproducens sp. DNA segment encodes these proteins:
- a CDS encoding S8 family peptidase, translated as MSEKNLPIKIVLQKATDAQKNQGGGSTKFFGEVTKELQDEFVGKFEHILEFYEDVFNENEMVPAVGKITVKPEAIAKSHKPNDLCRNCQIIGSEDLDEIYIKVNRKSITDTVALIKNPPSEKVRANLSAIADIQPIEVDEKISDELAEISMQGKFDIVKNKIKIKFFDFDDDFDNTQIIGYIMGKLAAFGFADKHELITYGEHLKFIKIEVSSYEDIVKLASINGVKSVDFFQEYSLPLSEFANTDLQAFLDVEYSNSDTCIGIIDGGISTDNNFLQPYIIAREEYVNQTYRNPSHATFIASTIQYGNQLNGIAVLNPQRFKFVDIIAIPNGDPHFGPTDGIGEEELMEIIEEVMQKYAATVKVWNISLGIERKMCQGSMSDLGIFLDYVQDEYQVQIFVSSGNLNSLPLRQWPVQEDMGERDRIISPADSVRAITVGSVALYDSANSIVKANEPSPFSRRGPGANYIVKPDVVDYGGNLATNLCIDGLGMKGLDIKGNVIEGNGTSYSNPRAAQKFASIYDEMVEKDLLLAKAMLIHSARMGSRELLEQNQDNIKYYGFGMPAVNVQDILQCSEDEVTLVFRQKVSQGSHLEMFNFPYPPSLIRNGKCFGEIGMTLAYNPILDDRYGREYCRTNIDVSFGTYKHTAAGKIKFAGCVPLEVAWDEKFEQSRVENGFKWSPIKSYYRKISNKGIQAGKYVLI; from the coding sequence ATGAGCGAGAAAAACCTGCCAATTAAAATAGTTCTTCAAAAGGCTACGGATGCTCAAAAGAACCAAGGCGGTGGCAGCACAAAGTTTTTTGGTGAGGTCACTAAAGAACTGCAAGATGAGTTTGTAGGAAAATTTGAGCATATTTTGGAATTTTACGAAGATGTGTTTAATGAAAATGAGATGGTTCCCGCAGTTGGTAAAATAACTGTAAAACCAGAAGCAATTGCTAAATCTCATAAGCCCAATGATCTTTGCCGAAACTGTCAAATTATTGGTAGCGAGGATTTAGACGAAATCTATATAAAGGTAAACCGGAAATCCATAACTGATACAGTGGCTTTGATTAAAAATCCACCGTCCGAAAAGGTTCGTGCTAATTTATCAGCGATTGCCGATATCCAGCCCATAGAAGTAGATGAGAAAATTTCAGATGAACTTGCAGAGATTTCGATGCAAGGTAAATTTGATATAGTGAAAAATAAGATTAAAATTAAATTCTTTGATTTTGATGACGATTTTGATAACACACAAATCATCGGCTATATTATGGGGAAATTAGCGGCATTTGGTTTCGCAGATAAACATGAGCTTATCACCTATGGTGAACATCTTAAATTTATCAAAATTGAAGTTTCATCATATGAAGACATAGTCAAATTAGCTTCTATCAATGGTGTGAAGTCTGTAGATTTTTTTCAAGAATACTCACTTCCATTAAGTGAATTTGCTAATACTGACTTGCAAGCATTTTTGGATGTTGAGTATTCCAATAGTGATACATGTATTGGTATTATTGACGGCGGTATAAGCACTGATAATAATTTTTTACAGCCGTATATTATTGCTCGGGAGGAATATGTCAACCAGACTTATCGTAACCCAAGCCACGCAACATTTATTGCCTCCACCATACAATATGGAAATCAGCTTAATGGAATTGCTGTACTTAACCCGCAGCGGTTCAAATTCGTCGATATAATTGCTATTCCAAACGGCGATCCACATTTTGGTCCAACAGATGGCATTGGCGAAGAAGAACTAATGGAAATCATTGAAGAAGTTATGCAAAAGTATGCGGCGACTGTAAAGGTATGGAATATCTCTTTGGGTATCGAGAGAAAAATGTGCCAAGGATCCATGTCTGATTTAGGTATCTTTCTTGACTATGTTCAAGATGAGTACCAAGTCCAAATTTTTGTTTCCAGCGGTAATCTCAACTCCTTACCATTACGCCAATGGCCAGTTCAAGAAGATATGGGAGAGCGTGATAGAATTATATCTCCTGCTGATTCAGTCAGAGCGATCACTGTTGGTTCAGTTGCTCTTTATGATTCTGCGAATTCAATAGTCAAAGCAAATGAGCCCTCCCCCTTTAGTCGGAGAGGCCCCGGTGCAAACTACATAGTAAAGCCGGATGTGGTTGATTATGGTGGGAACTTAGCTACAAATTTATGCATTGACGGATTAGGGATGAAGGGGCTTGATATAAAAGGAAATGTAATTGAAGGCAATGGGACAAGTTACTCTAATCCCAGAGCCGCACAAAAGTTTGCTTCTATTTATGATGAGATGGTAGAAAAAGACCTTTTGCTTGCAAAAGCAATGCTTATACATTCTGCCAGAATGGGTTCACGCGAGCTTTTAGAACAAAACCAAGATAATATTAAATACTATGGATTTGGAATGCCTGCTGTAAATGTTCAAGACATTTTGCAATGTAGTGAAGATGAGGTTACGCTCGTATTCCGGCAGAAGGTTTCTCAAGGCTCGCATCTTGAAATGTTCAACTTCCCTTACCCTCCCTCTTTGATTCGTAACGGAAAGTGTTTTGGAGAAATTGGGATGACCCTTGCGTATAATCCAATTCTTGATGACCGTTACGGCAGAGAATACTGCAGGACTAATATTGATGTCAGTTTTGGAACCTATAAACATACTGCTGCAGGAAAAATAAAATTTGCTGGATGTGTTCCACTCGAAGTTGCATGGGATGAAAAATTCGAACAATCCAGAGTAGAAAACGGTTTTAAATGGAGTCCTATAAAGTCATATTATCGAAAGATAAGTAATAAAGGAATTCAGGCTGGAAAATACGTGTTGATATGA
- a CDS encoding tetratricopeptide repeat protein has protein sequence MAKLYLSGDGVAKNVGEALRLFTLSAEKINEFAAYQLGKLYLQGEDVSKDMESAIRWLTTSAEQGNQFAQYALGKLYFYDGDVSRDKEKSLYWLGLSAAQGNIYAQYLIDNINSYRNPSVLLAATRLMHRLENLFRKDYHRTAGIAAGHIDRKSRRKLQEKKQAQGHKRDDHAPQIHL, from the coding sequence TTGGCGAAGCTGTATCTTTCTGGTGACGGCGTTGCCAAGAATGTCGGTGAGGCACTCCGACTGTTCACCCTATCGGCAGAGAAGATAAATGAGTTTGCAGCTTACCAGCTCGGAAAACTCTATCTCCAAGGGGAAGATGTGTCAAAGGATATGGAGTCCGCCATCCGTTGGCTGACCACTTCTGCCGAACAGGGAAATCAGTTTGCACAATATGCTCTCGGCAAGCTGTATTTTTATGACGGCGATGTTTCCCGTGATAAGGAAAAGAGCCTTTACTGGCTGGGGCTGTCCGCAGCGCAGGGCAATATTTATGCGCAGTATCTGATTGATAATATCAACAGCTATCGCAATCCCTCTGTGCTGCTGGCAGCTACCCGTCTGATGCACCGGCTGGAGAATCTGTTCCGGAAGGACTATCACAGAACCGCAGGAATCGCTGCCGGTCATATTGACCGCAAGAGCAGACGAAAGCTGCAGGAGAAAAAGCAGGCGCAGGGTCACAAGCGGGATGACCATGCGCCACAAATTCATTTATGA
- a CDS encoding DUF3781 domain-containing protein, whose product MLFDDNCSSELLLSNLDQLHTTNLGVVRIRKNLRLDTDDVIGWCREKIKAANASITRKGKNWYITVDGCEITINAHSYTIITAHRRT is encoded by the coding sequence ATTTTATTTGATGATAACTGCAGTTCTGAACTGTTGCTTTCAAACTTGGATCAACTGCACACTACGAATTTGGGTGTGGTACGCATCCGAAAGAATCTGCGTTTGGACACAGATGATGTGATCGGCTGGTGCAGAGAAAAAATCAAAGCCGCAAATGCCAGCATCACACGAAAGGGCAAGAACTGGTACATCACCGTGGATGGCTGCGAGATTACTATAAATGCTCACAGTTACACCATTATCACCGCACACAGACGAACATAA
- a CDS encoding HAMP domain-containing sensor histidine kinase, whose amino-acid sequence MKSFGKYISKHLAFFAAFILVLVLLNVLAFGIAFQSVIINDYGDTSPQNMLEKIAAASTIEGVSDDARQKLESAHIWAMLLNPDGKRVWAIDTPGDIPEKYTVQDVALFSKGYLKDYPVFVWNTEDGLLVLGYPKDSYTKLTSNYFSIHAIQTLPLYITGMLAADFLFLFLAYFFSRRKIIRSTEPIINAIETLSDGKPVSLSIGGDLSEVAGSINKASRILSRQNEARANWISGVSHDIRTPLSMILGYAGRIADNKTINSSVKEQAEIVRQQSIKIKDLVQDLNLVSQLEYEMQPLRKEPLRFSKLLRSYAVELLNGGLSDSYLVEVEIKPSAENAILECDSRLILRAISNLVQNSIKHNPQGCEIMITLDRSETAITLTVSDNGVGLSPEKLQEMKENPHYMESTDDQLNLRHGLGILLVRQIVEAHGGTMKIESAEAQGYQTMLYFRVLSSQS is encoded by the coding sequence ATGAAATCATTTGGAAAATATATCTCAAAGCATCTGGCATTCTTTGCCGCTTTTATCCTTGTGTTGGTGCTGCTCAATGTACTGGCCTTTGGTATTGCGTTTCAGAGCGTTATTATAAACGACTACGGAGACACCTCACCACAAAATATGCTGGAGAAAATTGCCGCTGCTTCAACAATTGAGGGTGTATCGGACGATGCTCGTCAAAAACTGGAGAGCGCTCACATTTGGGCCATGCTCCTGAACCCGGACGGTAAGCGTGTATGGGCCATCGATACCCCGGGAGACATTCCCGAAAAATACACCGTTCAGGATGTTGCCCTCTTTTCCAAAGGGTACTTAAAGGATTATCCCGTTTTTGTCTGGAACACCGAAGATGGCCTGCTGGTATTGGGCTATCCAAAAGACAGTTATACCAAGCTTACCAGCAACTATTTCTCTATCCATGCGATTCAAACACTTCCACTCTATATTACCGGAATGCTGGCAGCCGATTTTTTGTTTTTGTTTTTGGCCTATTTCTTTTCCAGAAGGAAAATTATCCGAAGCACGGAGCCGATTATCAATGCGATTGAGACTCTTTCCGATGGCAAGCCGGTATCGTTGTCTATCGGTGGTGATTTATCGGAAGTTGCAGGTAGTATCAACAAAGCATCGCGTATTTTGAGCAGGCAGAACGAAGCAAGAGCTAACTGGATCAGCGGTGTTTCCCATGACATCCGCACACCACTGTCCATGATTTTAGGATACGCCGGACGCATTGCAGACAATAAAACCATAAACAGCTCTGTAAAGGAGCAGGCTGAAATCGTGCGGCAGCAAAGCATCAAAATCAAAGATTTGGTGCAGGATTTGAACTTGGTTTCACAACTGGAATACGAAATGCAGCCACTCCGTAAGGAACCGTTGCGCTTCTCCAAACTTTTGCGATCCTATGCGGTGGAGCTGCTGAACGGCGGGCTTTCTGACAGCTATTTGGTAGAAGTAGAAATCAAGCCCTCCGCTGAAAATGCCATACTGGAATGTGATTCCCGTTTGATTTTGCGGGCAATAAGTAATTTAGTGCAAAACAGTATCAAGCACAATCCGCAGGGTTGTGAAATCATGATTACTCTTGATCGTTCGGAAACGGCTATCACCCTTACTGTTTCGGATAACGGCGTAGGGCTTTCGCCTGAAAAACTACAGGAAATGAAAGAAAATCCCCATTATATGGAAAGCACGGACGATCAGTTAAACTTGCGGCACGGCTTGGGTATCCTATTGGTACGTCAGATTGTGGAAGCACATGGCGGCACAATGAAAATAGAAAGTGCGGAGGCACAGGGGTATCAAACGATGTTGTACTTTCGTGTACTATCCAGTCAAAGCTAA
- a CDS encoding response regulator transcription factor, whose product MDQTFLHAKKLLLVDDEPELLKMVTAILKDDGFENIVLAASVKEGTSVAKSEKPDLAILDVMLPDGDGFSLMQQIRSFTDVPIIFLTAKDEATDKLAGLGLGADDYIIKPFMAQELLLRVHAVLRRCYKEDSKLLKLDGCTVDFSRAEVHKAGEVIPLTAKEHTLLETLARNEGKIVSIDSLCEALWGDNPFGYENSLNAHVRRIREKIETDPSKPVSLITIKGLGYKLNIRK is encoded by the coding sequence ATGGATCAAACATTTTTACACGCAAAAAAGCTCCTGCTTGTGGATGACGAGCCGGAGCTGCTTAAAATGGTAACCGCCATCCTAAAGGATGACGGTTTTGAAAATATTGTGTTAGCCGCTTCTGTGAAAGAAGGCACCTCAGTTGCCAAAAGTGAAAAACCTGATTTAGCAATCTTGGATGTCATGCTGCCAGATGGTGACGGCTTTTCCCTGATGCAACAAATACGCTCTTTTACAGATGTGCCAATCATTTTTTTGACTGCGAAGGACGAGGCTACGGATAAATTGGCTGGTCTTGGACTGGGAGCGGATGATTACATCATAAAGCCTTTTATGGCACAGGAATTGTTGCTGCGCGTTCATGCTGTTTTGCGACGCTGCTACAAAGAGGACAGCAAGCTTCTGAAGCTGGACGGATGTACGGTTGATTTTAGCCGCGCCGAAGTTCATAAAGCCGGTGAGGTTATTCCTCTGACGGCGAAGGAACACACCCTGCTGGAGACCCTTGCGCGGAATGAGGGCAAAATTGTTTCCATAGATTCGCTTTGCGAAGCCCTTTGGGGGGACAATCCTTTCGGGTATGAGAACAGTCTGAATGCCCATGTGCGGCGCATTCGCGAAAAAATTGAAACAGATCCGTCAAAGCCGGTTTCCCTGATCACAATCAAAGGGCTGGGCTATAAGCTGAACATAAGGAAGTGA
- a CDS encoding ABC transporter ATP-binding protein: MDYMITTEQLTKKYKNFTAVNHVSLHIRKGSIYGFLGPNGAGKSTAMKMLLGLTAPTKGNFTIDGKHFPDDRMAILKKIGSFIESPSFYANLTGRENLDIIRRILKLPKSAVEDALELVGLTEYGNRLAKKYSLGMKQRLGLAGALLGRPPILILDEPTNGLDPSGIHEIRNLVKSLPELYDCTVLISSHMLSEIELMADDIGILNHGRLLFEGSLDELRQSALQAGFASDNLEEMFLSMIEKDNAARKQRAQL, encoded by the coding sequence ATGGATTACATGATTACAACAGAGCAATTGACAAAAAAATATAAAAATTTTACCGCTGTCAACCACGTTTCGCTCCATATTCGGAAAGGAAGCATTTACGGTTTCCTTGGCCCGAACGGTGCTGGAAAATCCACTGCCATGAAAATGCTATTGGGATTGACGGCTCCTACAAAAGGCAATTTTACCATTGATGGGAAACACTTTCCCGATGACCGGATGGCCATTTTAAAGAAGATCGGCTCATTTATCGAATCGCCCTCGTTCTATGCAAATCTAACCGGCCGTGAAAACCTTGATATCATTCGCCGTATTTTGAAGCTGCCGAAAAGCGCAGTAGAAGATGCCTTAGAATTGGTTGGACTCACAGAGTATGGCAATCGATTGGCAAAGAAGTATTCGCTGGGTATGAAACAGCGGCTGGGGCTTGCCGGGGCGCTGCTTGGCAGGCCACCCATCCTCATTTTGGATGAGCCAACGAATGGTCTTGACCCATCCGGCATCCATGAAATACGCAATCTGGTGAAGTCCCTACCGGAGCTTTACGATTGCACCGTTTTGATTTCATCCCATATGCTGTCGGAAATTGAGCTGATGGCAGACGATATCGGCATTCTGAATCATGGCCGTCTGCTGTTTGAGGGCAGCTTGGATGAGCTGCGGCAGAGTGCGCTACAGGCCGGTTTTGCCTCGGATAATTTGGAAGAAATGTTCCTTTCCATGATAGAAAAGGACAATGCAGCCAGAAAGCAGAGGGCACAGCTATGA
- a CDS encoding ABC transporter permease codes for MSVLAIELRKEKRTGVIPVLLAVGVLGAAYAFVNFLVRKDTLLNLPLAPMDVLLTQLYGMIMILNMFGIVVAACMVYNMEFKGNAIKKIYMLPMSVPGMYLCKFLILSVLLLIAVVLQNLALMKIGITELPQGAFEMGTLVRFAAYSFITAMPVLSFMILISSRFENMWVPLGIGVAGFLSGMALANSKIALLMIHPFVVMLKPAVAMSAQPDSMVILVSLVETILFLGAGLWMAKHLRYE; via the coding sequence ATGAGTGTACTTGCAATCGAACTGCGGAAAGAAAAGCGTACAGGAGTAATTCCTGTGCTGCTGGCGGTTGGCGTTCTGGGAGCGGCATACGCCTTTGTCAATTTCCTTGTGCGGAAAGATACCTTGCTGAACCTGCCGCTAGCACCGATGGACGTTCTGCTGACCCAGCTCTACGGTATGATCATGATTTTAAATATGTTTGGCATTGTCGTTGCCGCCTGCATGGTTTACAACATGGAGTTTAAGGGGAATGCCATCAAGAAGATATATATGCTGCCGATGAGCGTTCCGGGGATGTACCTATGCAAATTTCTGATTTTGAGTGTGCTGCTCCTAATAGCGGTTGTGCTGCAAAATCTGGCTCTGATGAAAATCGGCATAACCGAGCTGCCGCAGGGCGCCTTTGAGATGGGGACACTCGTGCGGTTTGCCGCCTATTCGTTCATTACAGCCATGCCGGTTCTGTCTTTTATGATTTTAATTTCTTCCCGTTTTGAAAACATGTGGGTTCCTCTCGGTATCGGAGTTGCGGGATTTTTAAGCGGGATGGCCTTGGCAAACTCAAAAATTGCTTTGCTGATGATCCACCCCTTTGTAGTGATGCTAAAGCCAGCTGTTGCCATGAGTGCGCAGCCGGATAGCATGGTGATCCTTGTTTCTTTGGTGGAAACGATTCTTTTCCTAGGGGCAGGGCTGTGGATGGCAAAGCATCTGCGCTATGAATAA
- a CDS encoding ABC transporter permease — MSFLELLKIEFMKVKRSKIVPLIFVAPLLVVASGIANLSSYFTPEYTNAWPAMFIQSALVYAYYLLPLSMVVVCVMIAGRETQNNGVLKMLALPVSRNALSLAKFCVLMFYLFMEMVVFLAVFVIAGLVATSAMGIAETLPVLYLLKWCVGLFLTMLPSVATMWAVTVLFEKPLLSVGLNLLLVIPGVLAANTPLWIVYPYCYSGYLVSCSLHEFTTNTAETAFALFPFLPCAVLIFALVLTVAITQFGKKEMR, encoded by the coding sequence ATGAGTTTTTTAGAACTGCTTAAAATTGAATTTATGAAAGTGAAACGCTCAAAAATTGTCCCCTTGATTTTCGTTGCCCCGTTATTGGTGGTAGCATCCGGGATTGCGAATTTGAGCAGCTATTTCACGCCGGAATATACCAATGCGTGGCCAGCTATGTTCATTCAAAGCGCCCTAGTCTACGCTTATTATCTGCTTCCACTGAGCATGGTCGTTGTTTGCGTCATGATTGCAGGGAGGGAAACACAGAACAATGGTGTCTTAAAAATGCTGGCGCTGCCGGTCAGCCGGAATGCACTTTCTCTGGCAAAGTTTTGTGTGCTGATGTTCTATTTGTTCATGGAAATGGTGGTGTTCCTCGCGGTATTTGTCATTGCCGGATTGGTAGCGACAAGTGCCATGGGAATCGCCGAAACACTACCTGTCCTCTACCTGCTCAAGTGGTGCGTGGGACTGTTTCTTACTATGCTGCCCAGCGTGGCAACCATGTGGGCTGTTACGGTGCTGTTTGAAAAGCCGCTGCTGTCCGTCGGTCTGAATCTGCTCCTTGTCATTCCCGGAGTTTTGGCAGCCAACACGCCGCTTTGGATTGTCTACCCGTACTGTTACAGTGGCTATCTGGTGTCCTGTTCCCTGCACGAATTTACAACGAACACTGCTGAGACAGCCTTTGCGTTGTTTCCGTTCCTGCCCTGTGCGGTTCTGATTTTTGCATTGGTACTTACGGTAGCGATAACACAGTTTGGAAAGAAAGAAATGAGGTAA
- a CDS encoding BlaI/MecI/CopY family transcriptional regulator gives MNNLKKLPDAEFEVMKTIWANEPPATTNMLMEQLGNKKEWRLQTLIALLLRLVDRGFLRTEKNGKERTYYPLVDKERYLKFETSSFIERFHDRSIVSLVDTLYDGKELKASDLDELSRWLKKRGE, from the coding sequence TTGAATAATTTAAAGAAACTCCCGGATGCGGAGTTTGAAGTAATGAAAACAATATGGGCGAATGAACCGCCTGCAACCACCAATATGCTGATGGAGCAGTTGGGAAACAAAAAAGAGTGGAGGCTGCAAACACTGATCGCTCTTTTACTGCGCCTTGTTGATCGGGGATTTTTACGCACCGAAAAGAACGGCAAGGAGCGTACCTATTATCCTTTAGTGGATAAGGAACGGTATTTGAAATTTGAAACCAGCAGCTTTATTGAAAGGTTTCATGACCGTTCCATTGTAAGCCTCGTAGATACTTTGTATGATGGAAAAGAACTGAAAGCCTCCGATCTGGATGAACTGTCAAGGTGGCTGAAAAAGCGGGGTGAATAG
- a CDS encoding M56 family metallopeptidase yields MGELFFVYLQNSLQLSSIALLMLAVSPLLAHRYSAKCRYYLWAVVFAALLLPIRTNITLELPEFFHTILPQTIGTTAPDTAAITKTVNTWDWHNFAGLLWAAGTFCFLSWHFFQHLRFLSAIRRWHEEIVDTAVLELFAKVKAELKIREHITIKSCVCIKTPMVMGLLRPTVLLPQVNLSQDELPLILKHELVHYRRKDLWYKALMLLTMSIHWFNPVVHLMVKSVLNLCEISCDEEVLKGIEAKGRARYGESVIGTVRNSSSYKTALSTNFYSGTKGMKKRIYAMMDMRKKRFSPVLFLAVLMLTLCGTTAFALSPTLSVVPESSEQQPNQTMMTDTEPSHVDTTAPVDTSDTEQGNLENQSSNDNSLPPNELIPTYNDASVEPAQAQTYGQDAPRIIID; encoded by the coding sequence ATGGGCGAGCTATTCTTTGTATATCTGCAAAACTCATTACAGCTTTCTTCCATCGCATTGCTGATGCTGGCTGTTTCGCCATTGCTGGCACACCGCTATTCAGCCAAATGCCGCTATTACCTGTGGGCTGTCGTTTTTGCGGCGTTGCTTCTTCCGATTCGGACGAATATAACTCTGGAACTGCCAGAATTCTTTCACACAATCCTGCCACAGACCATAGGGACGACGGCTCCTGATACGGCGGCAATTACGAAGACTGTAAATACATGGGATTGGCATAACTTCGCGGGACTTTTATGGGCAGCAGGTACATTTTGTTTTTTAAGCTGGCACTTTTTTCAGCATTTGCGCTTTCTGTCCGCTATCAGACGGTGGCACGAGGAAATTGTAGATACGGCTGTATTAGAGTTATTTGCAAAGGTAAAGGCAGAATTGAAAATCCGAGAGCATATAACCATAAAGTCCTGTGTCTGCATCAAAACCCCAATGGTGATGGGTTTGTTGCGTCCTACGGTGCTGCTTCCGCAAGTCAATCTTTCTCAGGATGAGCTGCCACTTATCCTGAAGCACGAACTGGTGCATTACAGGCGTAAGGATTTATGGTATAAGGCGCTAATGCTGCTAACAATGTCCATCCATTGGTTCAATCCCGTGGTACACCTTATGGTGAAATCGGTCTTAAATCTATGTGAAATCTCTTGTGACGAGGAAGTACTGAAAGGCATTGAGGCGAAAGGCCGTGCACGATACGGGGAATCCGTTATCGGTACGGTTCGAAACAGCAGTTCTTACAAAACAGCTCTATCCACAAATTTTTACAGCGGAACTAAGGGCATGAAAAAGCGTATCTATGCCATGATGGACATGCGCAAAAAGCGCTTCTCACCAGTGCTGTTTCTGGCTGTTTTGATGCTTACCCTGTGCGGAACCACGGCCTTTGCTCTATCGCCCACCCTTTCCGTTGTTCCCGAAAGCAGTGAGCAACAGCCCAATCAAACGATGATGACTGATACAGAGCCGAGTCATGTGGATACCACAGCCCCAGTCGATACTTCTGATACTGAGCAAGGTAATCTGGAGAATCAAAGCTCCAATGACAACAGCTTACCTCCAAATGAACTCATACCCACCTATAACGATGCCTCTGTGGAACCAGCCCAAGCGCAGACCTATGGTCAGGATGCGCCCCGGATTATTATAGACTAA
- a CDS encoding ABC transporter ATP-binding protein, whose translation MKITFQGITKQYKGKYALKDFTTELQEGVYGLLGTNGAGKTTLINIFVGILKGDAGQVLIDGVDVRKLGVDFLARIGYLPQYPQFYKNFEVMEFLQYMCALKGIPKSRGEQRSKELLEIVNLSEAYHKKIGALSGGMRQRVGIAQAMLNNPDILILDEPTAGLDPQERIRFRNLITKFAQGRTVILATHIVSDIEFIANEVMLLKEGHLLMQDTPRKLMKSMENKVWSLTISDEVLDESLSNLKISNMLRDHDGVHLRIIGDEKPGETAVPVQANLEDVFLYHFGEGEQW comes from the coding sequence ATGAAGATAACATTCCAAGGAATCACAAAACAGTATAAGGGCAAATATGCCCTAAAAGACTTTACCACCGAGCTTCAGGAGGGCGTATACGGCCTCTTGGGAACCAACGGTGCGGGTAAAACCACGCTCATCAACATATTTGTCGGCATCCTCAAAGGGGATGCTGGCCAAGTGCTGATTGATGGCGTGGATGTTCGGAAGCTGGGTGTGGACTTTTTAGCTCGCATCGGGTATTTGCCGCAGTATCCGCAGTTCTACAAAAACTTTGAGGTCATGGAGTTTTTGCAATATATGTGTGCGCTGAAAGGTATCCCGAAATCACGGGGAGAACAGCGCTCCAAGGAGCTCTTGGAAATTGTGAATTTGAGTGAGGCGTACCATAAAAAAATTGGTGCGCTCTCCGGGGGGATGCGCCAGCGTGTCGGCATTGCACAGGCGATGCTAAACAATCCGGACATATTGATTTTAGACGAACCTACCGCTGGGCTTGACCCGCAGGAACGCATTCGCTTCCGCAATCTGATTACCAAGTTTGCACAGGGCCGCACGGTCATACTGGCTACGCATATTGTGTCAGACATTGAATTCATTGCAAATGAAGTCATGCTGCTCAAAGAAGGGCATCTGCTGATGCAGGATACTCCTCGCAAGCTCATGAAAAGCATGGAAAACAAGGTGTGGTCGCTCACGATTTCCGATGAAGTACTTGACGAAAGCCTTTCCAACCTGAAAATCAGCAATATGCTGCGGGATCATGACGGCGTTCACCTCCGCATCATTGGCGATGAAAAGCCAGGAGAAACGGCAGTCCCAGTACAGGCGAACTTAGAGGATGTGTTCCTCTACCACTTTGGGGAGGGGGAGCAATGGTAA